The proteins below come from a single Oerskovia jenensis genomic window:
- a CDS encoding ABC transporter permease, which yields MSTAVSTTSPRAGSATSGPRRRRLGSTGIVYLALVGILVVSAGLVAAQGGSFFSQGNLFYLLSQTSLLGFVAIGQTFVILCKSLDLSVGYVVAWSSLVAATTMAGDPSRIWLGVVAALAVAAGVGLVNGLVISKLRVNSFIATLGVGLIIKGYLDTQFKGPSGEVPKAFQGFGYTRIGPVPVSVIVLAVVMVLGVVLLTRTRPGYHMFAVGGNIDVARLSGIRTDRSIILAHVLCSLCAGVAGLLIAARFGTGNALVYTYGYDLNSIAAVVLGGTLLMGGRGSILGTIAGVLILASLDTVFNVLDVSPFFKDVLRGAIIIAAVAMYARRQIDPASSRARFRALAQSVRPGSGPAGRAPAADPQNPSATTGKEATR from the coding sequence ATGAGCACCGCGGTGAGCACCACCTCGCCCCGGGCAGGGAGCGCGACCTCCGGCCCCCGACGCCGCCGGCTCGGCTCGACGGGGATCGTCTACCTCGCGCTCGTGGGCATCCTGGTCGTCTCGGCCGGCCTCGTCGCGGCGCAGGGCGGCAGCTTCTTCAGCCAGGGGAACCTGTTCTACCTGCTGTCCCAGACGAGCCTGCTGGGCTTCGTCGCGATCGGCCAGACGTTCGTCATCCTGTGCAAGTCGCTCGACCTGTCGGTCGGGTACGTCGTGGCCTGGTCCTCGCTGGTCGCCGCCACCACGATGGCCGGCGACCCGTCGCGCATCTGGCTCGGTGTGGTGGCGGCGCTCGCGGTCGCCGCGGGCGTCGGGCTCGTCAACGGGCTCGTCATCTCGAAGCTCCGCGTGAACTCGTTCATCGCGACCCTCGGCGTCGGCCTCATCATCAAGGGCTACCTCGACACGCAGTTCAAGGGTCCGTCGGGCGAGGTCCCCAAGGCTTTCCAGGGGTTCGGGTACACGCGCATCGGCCCGGTGCCCGTCTCGGTCATCGTGCTCGCGGTGGTCATGGTGCTCGGCGTCGTGCTCCTGACCCGTACCCGCCCGGGCTATCACATGTTCGCGGTGGGCGGGAACATCGACGTCGCCCGCCTCTCGGGGATCCGCACGGACCGGTCGATCATCCTGGCCCACGTCCTGTGCTCGCTGTGCGCGGGGGTCGCCGGCCTCCTGATCGCGGCACGTTTCGGCACGGGCAACGCCCTGGTCTACACCTACGGCTACGACCTCAACTCGATCGCGGCCGTGGTGCTCGGCGGGACGCTGCTCATGGGAGGCCGCGGCTCGATCCTCGGCACCATCGCGGGCGTCCTGATCCTCGCCTCGCTCGACACGGTGTTCAACGTGCTCGACGTCAGCCCGTTCTTCAAGGACGTCCTGCGCGGCGCGATCATCATCGCCGCGGTCGCCATGTACGCCCGCCGTCAGATCGACCCCGCGAGCAGCAGGGCGAGGTTCCGCGCGCTGGCGCAGTCGGTCCGCCCGGGCTCCGGCCCGGCGGGGCGAGCGCCCGCAGCGGACCCCCAGAACCCGTCCGCCACGACCGGCAAGGAGGCCACCCGATGA
- a CDS encoding ABC transporter permease yields MSESTSATRPGGTQAAPRNSFSGWVRRVTSGSTWTVYALLIVVFVAILVMNPSFGEPMSLMAFLKKAAPLIVLAIGQYFVIVSGEFDLSVGSLVGAQVVIAAKLIDGEDSMTWPVIGLMVLFGLAVGLVNGLIVTLLKVPSFITTLGMMLVLYGAIRLWTGGAPTGSLTDGFRQWGRGGLPDTPGQFQVPYAVLITVVLGVIAVVVMRRPFGRTLVATGDNDVAAAFSGASVWWVRTRAFLFSGFMATVAGILIGGYAGVTAQVGEGLEFMAITAVVLGGVVLGGGRGSVVAAMAGALTLEALFTLFNQLSLPSTIRPAVQGVIIIAAVAYAAMPRRSRAAPTGSPHPPTTPAGVTEPTVPKEPQPAAP; encoded by the coding sequence ATGAGCGAGAGCACGTCTGCGACACGCCCCGGCGGCACGCAGGCCGCCCCACGGAACAGCTTCTCCGGCTGGGTCCGGCGCGTCACCTCGGGCAGCACCTGGACCGTCTACGCGCTGCTGATCGTGGTGTTCGTCGCGATCCTCGTGATGAACCCGTCGTTCGGCGAGCCCATGTCGCTCATGGCCTTCCTCAAGAAGGCAGCGCCGCTCATCGTGCTGGCGATCGGGCAGTACTTCGTCATCGTGTCGGGGGAGTTCGACCTCTCGGTCGGCTCGCTCGTCGGGGCACAGGTCGTCATCGCGGCCAAGCTCATCGACGGCGAGGACTCCATGACCTGGCCCGTGATCGGTCTCATGGTCCTGTTCGGCCTGGCGGTCGGTCTCGTCAACGGCCTGATCGTCACGCTCCTCAAGGTCCCGTCGTTCATCACGACGCTCGGCATGATGCTCGTGCTCTACGGCGCGATCCGGCTCTGGACCGGCGGGGCGCCCACGGGGTCCCTCACGGACGGCTTCCGCCAGTGGGGCCGGGGCGGCCTGCCCGACACCCCGGGGCAGTTCCAGGTCCCGTACGCGGTGCTCATCACGGTCGTGCTCGGCGTGATCGCGGTGGTCGTCATGCGGCGCCCGTTCGGACGCACGCTCGTCGCGACGGGCGACAACGACGTGGCCGCGGCGTTCTCGGGCGCCTCGGTCTGGTGGGTGCGTACGCGGGCCTTCCTGTTCTCCGGCTTCATGGCCACGGTCGCGGGCATCCTCATCGGCGGCTACGCCGGCGTGACGGCCCAGGTGGGCGAGGGGCTCGAGTTCATGGCCATCACCGCGGTCGTCCTGGGCGGTGTCGTCCTGGGCGGCGGCCGGGGTTCGGTGGTCGCGGCCATGGCCGGCGCCCTGACCCTCGAGGCCCTGTTCACGCTGTTCAACCAGCTCAGCCTGCCGTCGACGATCCGCCCGGCGGTCCAGGGCGTGATCATCATCGCCGCGGTGGCCTACGCCGCGATGCCGCGCCGGTCCAGGGCCGCTCCCACGGGCAGCCCGCACCCTCCCACCACCCCGGCAGGGGTCACCGAACCCACCGTCCCGAAGGAGCCCCAGCCAGCAGCGCCCTAG
- a CDS encoding substrate-binding domain-containing protein, whose protein sequence is MRRSRVLMAGAATAALLFTAACSTDVPDAPAGGETAAEAGEESNESGANSQWFVQADYDRQLAQRTAVPEGPGEQPWLQAIDPEYVDTAQYKKEGGKKLCFSNASVSNPWRVTGFITMQQQVEVLKASGDISEFRVSDAADDDNKQISDIQAFVEAGDCDAIIISPSTTATLTPAVEAACESGKPVIVFDRGVNSDCMVTYIHPIGGYAYGADGAEFLVENLEPGSKVLALRILPGVDVLENRWAAADKIFSESDIEVVGQEFTGGDGAKIKDIVTQYLQRGDVDGIWMDAGDGAVAAVEAFEDAGKPYPVFMGEDELSFMRKWKETDMTALGAVYSNFQWRTPILAAQMIWNGEQVPAEWVLPQSPITGEDLDAYLDANKDMPSLHYAKFGGEDLPGFPDAWTDR, encoded by the coding sequence ATGCGACGCTCTCGAGTTCTCATGGCAGGGGCCGCGACCGCGGCCCTGCTGTTCACCGCTGCGTGCAGCACCGACGTGCCCGACGCCCCCGCCGGGGGCGAGACCGCTGCCGAGGCGGGGGAGGAGTCGAACGAGTCGGGCGCGAACAGCCAGTGGTTCGTGCAGGCCGACTACGACCGTCAGCTCGCGCAGCGCACCGCGGTCCCCGAGGGGCCGGGCGAGCAGCCGTGGCTGCAGGCGATCGACCCCGAGTACGTGGACACCGCGCAGTACAAGAAGGAGGGCGGCAAGAAGCTCTGCTTCTCCAACGCCTCGGTCTCCAACCCGTGGCGTGTCACGGGCTTCATCACGATGCAGCAGCAGGTCGAGGTCCTCAAGGCCTCGGGCGACATCTCGGAGTTCCGCGTCTCGGACGCCGCGGACGACGACAACAAGCAGATCTCCGACATCCAGGCGTTCGTCGAGGCCGGTGACTGCGACGCGATCATCATCTCGCCCTCGACCACGGCGACCCTGACCCCCGCGGTCGAGGCGGCGTGCGAGTCCGGCAAGCCGGTCATCGTGTTCGACCGCGGCGTCAACTCCGACTGCATGGTGACCTACATCCACCCGATCGGCGGCTACGCGTACGGCGCCGACGGCGCGGAGTTCCTGGTCGAGAACCTCGAGCCCGGCTCGAAGGTCCTCGCGCTGCGCATCCTGCCCGGTGTCGACGTGCTCGAGAACCGGTGGGCCGCAGCCGACAAGATCTTCTCCGAGAGCGACATCGAGGTCGTGGGCCAGGAGTTCACGGGTGGCGACGGCGCGAAGATCAAGGACATCGTGACGCAGTACCTGCAGCGCGGTGACGTGGACGGCATCTGGATGGACGCCGGCGACGGCGCCGTCGCGGCGGTCGAGGCGTTCGAGGACGCCGGCAAGCCCTACCCCGTGTTCATGGGCGAGGACGAGCTGAGCTTCATGCGCAAGTGGAAGGAGACGGACATGACCGCCCTGGGCGCCGTGTACTCCAACTTCCAGTGGCGCACCCCGATCCTCGCGGCCCAGATGATCTGGAACGGCGAGCAGGTCCCGGCCGAGTGGGTCCTGCCGCAGTCGCCCATCACGGGCGAGGACCTGGACGCCTACCTCGACGCCAACAAGGACATGCCCTCGCTGCACTACGCCAAGTTCGGTGGCGAGGACCTGCCGGGCTTCCCCGACGCGTGGACGGACCGCTGA
- a CDS encoding sugar phosphate isomerase/epimerase family protein, protein MARTRPLGVNTWVWTSPLTDASLREIAPRVAGWGFDVLELPVEDVTDWHPQQTAGVLADLGLGASVSLVMGPGRELVAADAGTIRRTQDYLRQVVDMAHAVGSRVVGGPAYASVGRTWRMTAGQREAANAELVDHLAPVVEHAMAAGVRIGLEPLNRYETSLVNTVDQGLALVAPLPSEGIGLMLDIYHMNIEETDLAAAVTRAGDRIAHVQVCGNDRGAPGADHLDWTAFLGALDASGYDGSLCIESFTADNATIATAASIWRPLAPTQDAIAVDGLDFLRGLMRG, encoded by the coding sequence GTGGCTCGCACGCGCCCCCTGGGGGTCAACACCTGGGTGTGGACCTCGCCCCTGACCGACGCCTCGTTGCGTGAGATCGCCCCGCGCGTCGCCGGCTGGGGGTTCGACGTCCTCGAGCTGCCCGTCGAGGACGTGACCGACTGGCACCCGCAGCAGACCGCGGGCGTCCTCGCGGACCTCGGCCTCGGCGCGTCGGTCTCGCTCGTCATGGGCCCGGGGCGCGAGCTCGTCGCGGCCGACGCCGGCACGATCCGCCGGACCCAGGACTACCTGCGCCAGGTCGTCGACATGGCGCACGCGGTCGGTTCCCGGGTCGTCGGGGGCCCTGCGTACGCGTCCGTGGGGCGCACCTGGCGGATGACCGCCGGTCAGCGCGAGGCCGCGAACGCCGAGCTGGTCGACCACCTGGCCCCCGTCGTCGAGCACGCGATGGCCGCCGGGGTGCGCATCGGGCTCGAACCGCTCAACCGCTACGAGACGAGCCTGGTCAACACGGTCGACCAGGGGCTCGCCCTCGTGGCCCCCCTTCCCTCGGAGGGGATCGGGCTCATGCTCGACATCTACCACATGAACATCGAGGAGACGGACCTGGCCGCCGCGGTGACGCGCGCCGGGGACCGGATCGCGCACGTGCAGGTCTGCGGCAACGACCGCGGCGCACCGGGCGCGGACCACCTCGACTGGACCGCGTTCCTCGGCGCGCTCGACGCGAGCGGCTACGACGGCTCGCTGTGCATCGAGTCGTTCACCGCCGACAACGCGACCATCGCGACGGCCGCCTCGATCTGGCGTCCGCTCGCCCCCACCCAGGACGCCATCGCTGTCGATGGCCTGGACTTCCTGAGAGGACTGATGCGCGGCTGA
- a CDS encoding ThuA domain-containing protein has product MPTALEARHMKAARLPLRGRAVAALTIGALAFTLAPATMAAAHDGPHAPGDDRKVLIFTKTTQFRHSEAITQGTPVLEAAFADVGIASDHTEDSSVFTDAGLAEYDALVMFQTSGDPWNADQKAALERYQQAGGGIVAIHNATDMRGNYGWWDDMIGALMPGHAATGNSPGLPGTVRVEDRVHPSTSHLDQRWNRADEWYNYSANVRGSAHVLATMDESTYDAGGNKMGADHPISWCKPYDGGRAWMTGMGHFGAHFTGEPDLVQHIVGGVQWASGQVAGDCGGTDWGQFEKVALDTNTSAPFGMDVAPDGRVFFTELVRGQIRVYDPRTQNTSTAITIPVYSGGEDGLLGIALDKDFATNGYLYQYYSPASADDTNPENFFNRISRFTVTDGGPGGTVIDPASEKVLIEVPAGRLPDEPGHTGGSLIFDDRTGDLYIGVGDDVNPHSEPSGGYAPLSERDGRLHDARATSANTNDLRGKVLRIHPEADGTYTIPEGNLFAPGTDKTLPEIYAMGFRNPFRFTIDPATGNLGVADYSPDNGSDNLANRGPAGIAEWNYIQEPGFFGWPLCMGKNEPFRDVDYRTNPVTVGANFDCANPVNDSILNTGLTQLPAAQPADMYYGYQRTSAPGVINAGGGLAPMGGPFYSYDADLVSDTKFPEYYDGKPFFYEWARNKMYSIDLKDATPKGAAVEKVNPFLSNEQFLAPIDSTFGPEGALYVLDWGGGFGRDNPNSGLHRIDYISGSRSPVAKPAATPDSGTAPLTVTFDGAASTDPENETLTYAWDFDGDGTTDSTEAAPSHTYTANGVYDARLTVSDPSGKVGTATVPITVGNTRPEVDFNLPPTGSFFDFGDRIDWDVEVSDAEDSSIVDENVIIQPALGHDAHAHPSEPLHGTTGSVETGLGGGHGEDMNVFYVLDARYTDGGGEGDVPALTGSDTTLVFGKKREAEFQTATQGTTQLPSRDVEGGGSVITGKDGAWSSYDPFNLHQISALSLRVSAAQAGTVELRRDAPDGELLATASVPETGLGTFTDVRVDVADPGESFTLYVVFPGAGERRLNFIEAHGKGISATTRPEVVVTAPEAGVQLEQGPITVTADATDAENTVTQVEFFVNGQSIGTDTSAPYTTTWNATADNYYKLTAVATNDKGLTTKSRIVMAQVGDLFAGMKTFTNANGTFEQLSEGKYLVSSAGANMWQGTDEYSAIYKEAGADEKWSATVKVNSQGNTNGSAKAGLIVRNDVTQPGKSPGYAALGIRPSGGFEWLRGNAAGQLVTSSAASSTSYPAWVRIERDGDLYTASWSKDGENFTQIGDPVSLPGAASVQDVGLFVTAHSSNQSAVEFQDFSFDDDPVDPTEPGTDTPPQCAAQKSDDFDAADINTGRWTVVRTAPGTSITVADGKAVLPVVQGDINEAVPGPISYLGQPAPAGAWEIQTKVEVPLARHWQHAGLLVHVNDDEYTKFAFTKNQNGNRFLEFQTETGGARTWHGQTNVAADFPSSVYLKLTSTGTAITAAYSADGQTWTAIAGSAPVKANATFGVIAAGDTGTADSVALVDWFKVTPDSEDDGTREPSDEFDGTALDGCRWNDVVRYDASKVEVAGGELRITTQPGDINNTNPISPRNFVLQAAPEGDWVAETRFKAPLLHRWQYAGLMAYGDDDNYVKLDVVAKNQPGTPLNLGAELASEKNAASSGGNRQLEIADTTESGYWYLRMEKVGSTYQGWVSDGGVNWTSLGAPVTNDAALTSFGLVAIGPEQEVPVTVAFDWFHVTTGDEDTQAPVVAVAQDPAAGASGWNTGAVTVSATATDDVSEAPSIEVKVAGADWAPYTGAIALTAGGEHSLAFRASDEAGNVSQEVVHVVKIDATAPTATAELSERTVTLAGADTGSGLARVEYRLADTPADEWLEYTEPVVVGDGAVEVSYRAVDVAGNVSEPLTLSVPPVEGGVTAEVVAKTQCTAGKVLVNVRVVNTDDAPATIKVSTPFGTKTFTGVAPGKSASQSFASRATSVEAGSATVVATIGDRTSTYTVDYAAASCG; this is encoded by the coding sequence GTGCCGACTGCCCTGGAGGCAAGACACATGAAGGCTGCGCGACTTCCCCTGCGGGGAAGAGCCGTCGCGGCGCTGACCATCGGAGCTCTGGCGTTCACTCTCGCGCCCGCGACCATGGCTGCCGCCCACGACGGACCACATGCTCCCGGTGACGACCGCAAGGTCCTCATCTTCACCAAGACGACCCAGTTCCGGCACTCCGAGGCGATCACGCAGGGCACCCCGGTGCTCGAGGCCGCGTTCGCCGACGTGGGCATCGCCTCGGACCACACCGAGGACTCCTCGGTCTTCACCGACGCGGGACTGGCCGAGTACGACGCCCTGGTGATGTTCCAGACGTCGGGCGACCCGTGGAACGCCGACCAGAAGGCTGCGCTCGAGCGCTACCAGCAGGCCGGCGGCGGCATCGTCGCGATCCACAACGCGACCGACATGCGCGGGAACTACGGCTGGTGGGACGACATGATCGGGGCGCTCATGCCCGGTCACGCCGCGACCGGCAACAGCCCCGGCCTGCCGGGCACGGTCCGTGTCGAGGACCGGGTCCACCCCTCGACGAGCCACCTCGACCAGCGCTGGAACCGCGCCGACGAGTGGTACAACTACTCGGCCAACGTCCGCGGCAGCGCGCACGTCCTCGCCACGATGGACGAGTCGACCTACGACGCCGGCGGCAACAAGATGGGCGCCGACCACCCGATCTCGTGGTGCAAGCCCTACGACGGCGGACGTGCCTGGATGACCGGCATGGGTCACTTCGGGGCGCACTTCACGGGCGAGCCGGACCTGGTCCAGCACATCGTGGGCGGCGTCCAGTGGGCGTCGGGCCAGGTGGCCGGCGACTGCGGCGGCACCGACTGGGGCCAGTTCGAGAAGGTCGCGCTCGACACCAACACGAGCGCACCGTTCGGCATGGACGTCGCGCCCGACGGCCGCGTGTTCTTCACCGAGCTCGTGCGCGGACAGATCCGCGTCTACGACCCGCGCACCCAGAACACCTCGACCGCGATCACCATCCCCGTGTACTCGGGCGGTGAGGACGGCCTGCTGGGCATCGCGCTGGACAAGGACTTCGCGACCAACGGGTACCTGTACCAGTACTACTCGCCGGCCTCGGCCGACGACACGAACCCGGAGAACTTCTTCAACCGGATCTCGCGCTTCACCGTGACCGACGGCGGTCCCGGTGGCACCGTGATCGACCCGGCCTCGGAGAAGGTCCTCATCGAGGTCCCGGCCGGGCGTCTGCCCGACGAGCCGGGCCACACGGGCGGCAGCCTGATCTTCGACGACCGCACCGGTGACCTGTACATCGGCGTGGGCGACGACGTGAACCCGCACTCCGAGCCCTCGGGCGGGTACGCCCCGCTCTCCGAGCGCGACGGCCGCCTGCACGACGCGCGCGCCACGTCGGCCAACACCAACGACCTGCGCGGCAAGGTGCTCCGCATCCACCCCGAGGCCGACGGCACGTACACGATCCCCGAGGGCAACCTGTTCGCCCCGGGCACCGACAAGACGCTGCCCGAGATCTACGCGATGGGCTTCCGCAACCCGTTCCGGTTCACGATCGACCCCGCCACGGGCAACCTCGGCGTGGCCGACTACTCCCCGGACAACGGGTCCGACAACCTCGCGAACCGCGGCCCCGCGGGCATCGCCGAGTGGAACTACATCCAGGAGCCGGGCTTCTTCGGCTGGCCCCTGTGCATGGGCAAGAACGAGCCCTTCCGTGACGTCGACTACCGCACCAACCCGGTCACGGTCGGCGCCAACTTCGACTGCGCGAACCCCGTCAACGACTCGATCCTCAACACGGGTCTGACGCAGCTCCCCGCGGCCCAGCCCGCGGACATGTACTACGGCTACCAGCGCACGTCGGCCCCCGGTGTCATCAACGCCGGCGGCGGGCTCGCACCCATGGGTGGCCCGTTCTACAGCTACGACGCCGACCTCGTGTCGGACACCAAGTTCCCCGAGTACTACGACGGCAAGCCCTTCTTCTACGAGTGGGCGCGCAACAAGATGTACTCGATCGACCTGAAGGACGCCACGCCCAAGGGCGCTGCTGTCGAGAAGGTCAACCCGTTCCTGTCGAACGAGCAGTTCCTCGCACCGATCGACTCGACGTTCGGCCCCGAGGGTGCGCTCTACGTGCTCGACTGGGGCGGCGGCTTCGGGCGTGACAACCCGAACTCGGGCCTGCACCGCATCGACTACATCTCCGGTTCGCGCTCCCCGGTCGCCAAGCCGGCCGCCACGCCGGACTCGGGCACGGCCCCGCTCACCGTCACGTTCGACGGCGCCGCGAGCACCGACCCCGAGAACGAGACGCTCACGTACGCGTGGGACTTCGACGGTGACGGCACGACCGACTCGACCGAGGCGGCCCCGAGCCACACCTACACCGCGAACGGCGTCTACGACGCCCGCCTCACGGTGAGCGACCCGTCGGGCAAGGTCGGTACCGCCACGGTCCCGATCACGGTCGGCAACACGCGCCCCGAGGTCGACTTCAACCTGCCGCCGACCGGGTCGTTCTTCGACTTCGGCGACCGGATCGACTGGGACGTCGAGGTCAGCGACGCCGAGGACTCCTCGATCGTCGACGAGAACGTCATCATCCAGCCGGCGCTCGGGCACGACGCCCACGCGCACCCCTCGGAGCCGCTCCACGGGACGACCGGCTCGGTCGAGACCGGCCTGGGCGGTGGCCACGGCGAGGACATGAACGTCTTCTACGTGCTCGACGCCCGGTACACCGACGGCGGCGGCGAGGGCGACGTGCCCGCGCTGACCGGCTCCGACACGACGCTGGTGTTCGGCAAGAAGCGTGAGGCCGAGTTCCAGACCGCCACCCAGGGCACGACCCAGCTCCCCAGCCGGGACGTCGAGGGCGGCGGGTCCGTCATCACGGGCAAGGACGGGGCCTGGTCCTCGTACGACCCGTTCAACCTCCACCAGATCAGCGCCCTGTCGCTGCGCGTCTCGGCAGCCCAGGCGGGCACCGTCGAGCTGCGTCGTGACGCTCCCGACGGCGAGCTGCTCGCCACGGCCTCCGTCCCGGAGACCGGGCTGGGTACCTTCACCGACGTGCGCGTCGACGTGGCGGACCCGGGCGAGAGCTTCACGCTGTACGTCGTGTTCCCCGGTGCGGGCGAGCGTCGCCTGAACTTCATCGAGGCGCACGGCAAGGGCATCTCGGCCACGACCCGTCCCGAGGTCGTCGTGACCGCTCCCGAGGCGGGCGTCCAGCTCGAGCAGGGCCCGATCACGGTCACCGCGGACGCGACCGACGCAGAGAACACGGTCACCCAGGTCGAGTTCTTCGTGAACGGCCAGTCGATCGGCACGGACACGTCCGCGCCGTACACGACGACGTGGAACGCCACGGCGGACAACTACTACAAGCTGACCGCGGTCGCCACGAACGACAAGGGGCTCACCACGAAGTCCCGCATCGTCATGGCGCAGGTCGGTGACCTGTTCGCCGGCATGAAGACCTTCACCAACGCGAACGGCACGTTCGAGCAGCTCTCCGAGGGCAAGTACCTCGTGAGCTCGGCGGGTGCCAACATGTGGCAGGGCACCGACGAGTACTCGGCCATCTACAAGGAGGCCGGCGCGGACGAGAAGTGGTCCGCGACGGTCAAGGTCAACAGCCAGGGCAACACCAACGGGTCCGCCAAGGCGGGTCTCATCGTCCGCAACGACGTGACGCAGCCGGGCAAGTCGCCGGGCTACGCGGCCCTGGGCATCCGCCCGAGCGGCGGCTTCGAGTGGCTGCGCGGCAACGCCGCGGGGCAGCTCGTGACCTCCTCGGCGGCCAGCTCGACGAGCTACCCCGCGTGGGTGCGGATCGAGCGCGACGGTGACCTGTACACCGCGTCGTGGAGCAAGGACGGCGAGAACTTCACCCAGATCGGCGACCCGGTGTCCCTGCCGGGAGCGGCGTCGGTCCAGGACGTCGGTCTCTTCGTGACGGCGCACAGCTCGAACCAGAGCGCGGTCGAGTTCCAGGACTTCTCGTTCGACGACGACCCTGTCGACCCGACCGAGCCCGGGACGGACACCCCGCCGCAGTGCGCGGCACAGAAGTCGGACGACTTCGACGCCGCGGACATCAACACCGGTCGCTGGACCGTGGTGCGCACCGCACCCGGGACGTCGATCACGGTCGCGGACGGCAAGGCGGTCCTGCCCGTCGTCCAGGGCGACATCAACGAGGCGGTCCCGGGCCCGATCAGCTACCTGGGCCAGCCGGCACCCGCCGGGGCGTGGGAGATCCAGACCAAGGTCGAGGTCCCGCTCGCACGGCACTGGCAGCACGCGGGTCTCCTCGTGCACGTGAACGACGACGAGTACACCAAGTTCGCGTTCACGAAGAACCAGAACGGCAACCGCTTCCTGGAGTTCCAGACCGAGACCGGCGGTGCGCGCACGTGGCACGGCCAGACGAACGTCGCCGCGGACTTCCCGTCGTCGGTGTACCTCAAGCTGACCTCCACGGGCACGGCCATCACGGCCGCGTACTCCGCGGACGGCCAGACGTGGACCGCGATCGCGGGCTCCGCCCCGGTCAAGGCGAACGCGACCTTCGGCGTCATCGCCGCGGGCGACACGGGGACGGCCGACTCGGTCGCCCTGGTCGACTGGTTCAAGGTCACGCCGGACTCCGAGGACGACGGCACCCGAGAGCCGTCCGACGAGTTCGACGGCACCGCGCTCGACGGCTGCCGCTGGAACGACGTGGTCCGCTACGACGCCTCGAAGGTCGAGGTCGCCGGTGGCGAGCTGCGCATCACCACGCAGCCGGGCGACATCAACAACACCAACCCGATCAGCCCGCGCAACTTCGTGCTCCAGGCAGCCCCCGAGGGCGACTGGGTCGCGGAGACGCGCTTCAAGGCACCGCTGCTGCACCGCTGGCAGTACGCCGGTCTGATGGCCTACGGCGACGACGACAACTACGTCAAGCTCGACGTGGTCGCCAAGAACCAGCCGGGCACCCCGCTCAACCTGGGTGCGGAGCTCGCGTCGGAGAAGAACGCGGCCTCGAGCGGCGGCAACCGCCAGCTCGAGATCGCCGACACGACCGAGTCGGGCTACTGGTACCTGCGCATGGAGAAGGTGGGCAGCACCTACCAGGGCTGGGTCAGCGACGGCGGGGTGAACTGGACGTCCCTCGGGGCGCCCGTCACCAACGACGCCGCACTGACGTCCTTCGGTCTCGTGGCCATCGGCCCCGAGCAGGAGGTCCCGGTCACGGTGGCGTTCGACTGGTTCCACGTCACCACGGGTGACGAGGACACGCAGGCACCGGTCGTGGCCGTCGCCCAGGACCCGGCAGCCGGCGCGTCCGGCTGGAACACCGGGGCCGTGACGGTCTCCGCGACCGCGACCGACGACGTCTCCGAGGCGCCGTCGATCGAGGTGAAGGTCGCGGGCGCCGACTGGGCCCCGTACACGGGCGCCATCGCGCTCACGGCGGGCGGCGAGCACTCGCTCGCCTTCCGCGCGAGCGACGAGGCCGGCAACGTGTCGCAGGAGGTCGTGCACGTGGTGAAGATCGACGCCACGGCACCGACCGCCACGGCCGAGCTGTCCGAGCGCACGGTCACCCTGGCCGGCGCGGACACCGGCTCGGGCCTCGCCCGGGTCGAGTACCGCCTCGCCGACACCCCCGCGGACGAGTGGCTCGAGTACACCGAGCCCGTCGTCGTCGGGGACGGGGCCGTCGAGGTCTCGTACCGCGCGGTCGACGTCGCCGGGAACGTGAGCGAGCCGCTCACCCTCTCGGTGCCGCCGGTCGAGGGCGGGGTCACGGCCGAGGTCGTGGCCAAGACCCAGTGCACGGCGGGCAAGGTGCTCGTCAACGTGCGGGTAGTCAACACCGACGACGCGCCCGCGACGATCAAGGTGAGCACGCCGTTCGGGACGAAGACCTTCACGGGTGTCGCCCCGGGCAAGTCCGCGTCGCAGTCGTTCGCCTCGCGCGCCACGTCGGTCGAGGCGGGTTCCGCCACGGTCGTCGCGACGATCGGGGACCGGACGTCGACGTACACGGTCGACTACGCGGCCGCGTCCTGCGGCTGA